One window of Solwaraspora sp. WMMA2056 genomic DNA carries:
- a CDS encoding YbaB/EbfC family nucleoid-associated protein encodes MDLQGLRARADELMAQFDRMRAGVGDVQQQLRTVSATVTSDDGLVTVTVGPRGQVTKVELDPRIYRQPNASQLAATITDTIRTAADQAMAEVERICRPLVPDAQFQAHMDADLDGIFRQLDADLPGGDRR; translated from the coding sequence ATGGACCTGCAGGGGCTGCGGGCCCGCGCGGACGAGCTCATGGCGCAGTTCGACCGAATGCGCGCGGGTGTCGGCGACGTACAGCAGCAGTTGCGCACCGTGTCGGCGACGGTGACCTCCGACGACGGCCTCGTCACGGTGACCGTCGGGCCGCGCGGCCAGGTGACCAAGGTGGAGCTGGATCCGCGCATCTACCGGCAGCCGAACGCGTCACAGCTCGCCGCCACCATCACCGACACCATCCGGACCGCCGCCGACCAGGCGATGGCCGAGGTGGAGCGGATCTGCCGGCCGCTCGTGCCGGACGCGCAGTTCCAGGCGCACATGGACGCCGACCTGGACGGCATCTTCCGCCAGCTCGACGCCGACCTGCCCGGAGGTGACCGCAGGTGA
- the mycP gene encoding type VII secretion-associated serine protease mycosin gives MRSPASPRARLRTTTRARLRTTSWAGLLAAAVTVVVTAAVPGAPAAAAPGSCRNPAQPGPVIPQLSWHQRWLAPERIWPVTDGSGVRVAVIDSGVDDDHPQLAGRVADGTDLLDVEDSGTVDCASHGTAVASLIAATRRDGVGFHGLAPGVTIVPVRVTERVQAAEEGPGSPGARLAEAIDVAVAAGADVINMSLTMYRVDEAVRAAVERARRADVVLVAAAGNNHQRGEVPDPTPYPAGFDGVIGVGAIDETGVRLADSQVGGYVDLVAPGGAVVAASRVSGHEVLSGTSYATPMVSAAAALLRAAEPQLSAVEVTRRLLATADPAAGGRADGYGHGVVNPYRAITEQLSAAEPVAVPALPAVTEDPAAVARAQRWRSLGLVAVAVAAAVAMIAAGIVVAVTALPYGRRRRWRPTRWADAPPGGAPATSGAGGAARAGGDPGADPQETFFVVPGTRIR, from the coding sequence ATGCGCTCACCGGCGTCGCCCCGGGCCCGGTTGCGGACCACGACCCGGGCCCGGTTGCGGACCACGTCCTGGGCCGGGCTGTTGGCTGCGGCCGTCACCGTGGTCGTCACGGCGGCCGTCCCGGGGGCACCGGCCGCCGCCGCGCCCGGCAGCTGCCGTAACCCGGCGCAGCCCGGTCCGGTGATCCCGCAGCTGTCGTGGCATCAGCGGTGGCTGGCGCCGGAGCGGATCTGGCCGGTCACCGACGGGTCCGGCGTCCGGGTGGCGGTGATCGACTCCGGGGTGGACGACGACCATCCGCAGCTGGCCGGCCGGGTGGCCGACGGCACCGACCTGCTCGACGTCGAGGACAGCGGCACCGTCGACTGTGCCTCGCACGGCACCGCCGTGGCCAGCCTGATCGCGGCCACTCGCCGCGACGGGGTCGGCTTCCACGGGCTGGCACCCGGGGTGACGATCGTGCCGGTGCGGGTCACCGAGCGGGTGCAGGCCGCCGAGGAGGGCCCTGGTTCGCCCGGTGCCCGGCTCGCCGAGGCGATCGACGTTGCGGTGGCGGCCGGCGCCGACGTGATCAACATGTCGTTGACGATGTACCGGGTGGACGAGGCGGTACGTGCGGCGGTGGAGCGGGCCCGCCGGGCCGACGTCGTCCTGGTCGCCGCAGCCGGCAACAACCATCAGCGCGGCGAGGTGCCCGATCCGACGCCGTACCCGGCGGGCTTCGACGGGGTGATCGGCGTCGGGGCGATCGACGAAACCGGCGTACGGCTGGCGGACTCGCAGGTCGGCGGGTACGTCGACCTGGTCGCACCGGGTGGGGCGGTCGTCGCGGCGAGCCGGGTCTCCGGGCACGAGGTGCTCAGCGGCACCAGCTACGCCACCCCGATGGTGAGCGCGGCGGCGGCGTTGCTGCGCGCCGCCGAGCCGCAGTTGTCGGCGGTGGAGGTGACCCGCCGGTTGCTCGCCACCGCCGACCCGGCGGCCGGCGGCCGCGCCGACGGCTACGGCCACGGGGTGGTCAACCCGTACCGGGCGATCACCGAGCAGCTCAGCGCGGCCGAGCCGGTGGCCGTGCCGGCGTTGCCGGCGGTCACCGAGGATCCGGCGGCGGTGGCCAGGGCGCAGCGGTGGCGGTCACTGGGGCTGGTCGCGGTGGCGGTGGCGGCCGCTGTGGCGATGATCGCGGCGGGGATCGTCGTGGCGGTCACCGCGCTGCCGTACGGGCGGCGTCGACGCTGGCGGCCGACCCGGTGGGCCGACGCACCGCCGGGCGGGGCACCCGCCACCAGCGGTGCCGGTGGCGCCGCCCGCGCAGGCGGGGATCCGGGCGCGGACCCGCAGGAGACGTTCTTCGTGGTGCCGGGCACCCGGATCCGGTGA
- a CDS encoding WXG100 family type VII secretion target, giving the protein MDIRYDFAALNGAADNCGAAAKNMMAELDGLKTGIQPLVATWEGSAQTAYLARQTEWESAATDLNDLLTRIEKALREAAVRMQAREAANRAKFE; this is encoded by the coding sequence ATGGATATTCGCTACGACTTCGCCGCGTTGAACGGTGCCGCCGACAACTGCGGCGCGGCGGCCAAGAACATGATGGCCGAGCTCGACGGGCTCAAGACCGGCATTCAGCCGCTGGTGGCCACCTGGGAAGGCTCCGCGCAGACCGCGTACCTGGCCCGGCAGACCGAGTGGGAGTCGGCGGCGACCGACCTCAACGACCTGCTCACCCGGATCGAGAAGGCGTTGCGTGAGGCGGCTGTCCGGATGCAGGCCCGCGAGGCGGCCAACCGCGCCAAGTTCGAGTGA
- a CDS encoding WXG100 family type VII secretion target: MSGGMNTNTGLMVQTEKDVDGVADRLTSNLNRLMDQLMPLYDQWKGIGAGSFQQVRESFDQDMARLNVALRSIAEAVGSAGKDYEVSDEEIKSEMDSAGASAGQITAALKL; encoded by the coding sequence ATGAGCGGCGGGATGAACACCAATACCGGTCTGATGGTCCAGACCGAGAAGGACGTCGACGGCGTCGCGGACCGGCTGACCTCGAACCTGAATCGGCTGATGGATCAGCTCATGCCTCTCTACGACCAGTGGAAGGGCATCGGTGCCGGCTCGTTCCAGCAGGTGCGCGAGTCGTTCGACCAGGACATGGCGCGGCTGAACGTCGCGTTGCGGTCGATCGCCGAGGCCGTCGGCTCGGCCGGTAAGGACTACGAAGTCAGCGACGAAGAGATCAAGTCCGAGATGGATTCGGCCGGCGCCTCCGCCGGTCAGATCACCGCCGCGCTGAAGCTCTGA